One Micromonospora eburnea genomic region harbors:
- the hutU gene encoding urocanate hydratase, which translates to MHQPVRAARGSARTAKGWPQEAALRMLMNNLDPEVAERPEDLVVYGGTGKAARDWPSYHALVRTLTELRDDETMLVQSGRPVGVMRTHEWAPRVLLANSNLVGDWATWPEFRRLEQLGLTMYGQMTAGSWIYIGTQGILQGTYETFAAVAAKRFGGSLAGTLTLTGGCGGMGGAQPLAVTMNGGACLIVDVDRSRLERRAHDRYLDEIANSLDDAVERVLAAKRDRRALSVGVVGNAATVFPELLRRGVAIDIVTDQTSAHDPLSYLPEGVELADARDYAAAKPAEFTDRARASMAKHVEAMVGFLDAGAEVFDYGNSIRGEAKLGGYERAFDFPGFVPAYIRPLFCEGKGPFRWAALSGDPADIAATDRAILDLFPENESLARWIRMAGERVAFQGLPARICWLGYGERDRAGVRFNEMVASGELSAPVVIGRDHLDCGSVASPYRETEAMADGSDAIADWPLLNALVNTASGASWVSIHHGGGVGIGRSIHAGQVCVADGSALAGQKIERVLTNDPAMGVIRHVDAGYDDAREVAERTGVRIPME; encoded by the coding sequence ATGCACCAGCCCGTCCGCGCCGCCCGCGGCAGCGCACGTACCGCGAAGGGGTGGCCGCAGGAGGCCGCGCTGCGGATGCTGATGAACAACCTCGACCCCGAGGTGGCCGAGCGCCCCGAGGACCTGGTGGTCTACGGCGGCACCGGGAAGGCCGCACGGGACTGGCCGTCGTACCACGCGCTGGTCCGGACGCTGACCGAGCTGCGTGACGACGAGACCATGCTGGTGCAGTCCGGCCGCCCGGTCGGCGTCATGCGGACCCACGAGTGGGCGCCCCGGGTGCTGCTGGCCAACTCGAACCTGGTCGGCGACTGGGCCACCTGGCCGGAGTTCCGCCGGCTGGAACAGCTCGGGCTGACCATGTACGGGCAGATGACCGCCGGCTCCTGGATCTACATCGGCACCCAGGGCATCCTCCAGGGCACCTACGAGACCTTCGCCGCCGTCGCGGCCAAGCGTTTCGGTGGCAGCCTCGCCGGCACGCTGACGCTGACCGGCGGCTGCGGCGGGATGGGCGGGGCGCAGCCCCTCGCGGTCACCATGAACGGCGGCGCCTGCCTGATCGTCGACGTGGACCGCAGCCGGCTGGAGCGCCGCGCGCACGACCGCTATCTGGACGAGATCGCCAATTCGCTGGACGACGCGGTGGAGCGGGTGCTCGCCGCGAAGCGGGACCGGCGGGCGCTGAGCGTCGGCGTGGTCGGCAACGCCGCCACGGTCTTCCCGGAGTTGCTGCGCCGGGGCGTCGCGATCGACATCGTCACCGACCAGACCAGCGCGCACGACCCGCTGTCGTACCTGCCGGAGGGGGTGGAGCTGGCCGACGCCCGGGACTACGCGGCGGCGAAACCGGCCGAGTTCACCGACCGGGCGCGGGCGTCGATGGCGAAGCACGTCGAGGCGATGGTCGGCTTCCTCGACGCGGGCGCGGAGGTCTTCGACTACGGCAACTCGATCCGCGGCGAGGCGAAGCTCGGCGGGTACGAGCGGGCCTTCGACTTCCCCGGCTTCGTGCCGGCGTACATCCGGCCGCTGTTCTGCGAGGGCAAGGGCCCGTTCCGCTGGGCGGCGCTCTCCGGCGACCCGGCCGACATCGCGGCCACCGACCGGGCCATCCTCGACCTCTTCCCGGAGAACGAGTCCCTGGCCCGGTGGATCCGGATGGCCGGCGAGCGGGTCGCCTTCCAGGGCCTGCCGGCCCGGATCTGCTGGCTCGGCTACGGCGAGCGGGACAGGGCCGGGGTGCGGTTCAACGAGATGGTCGCCTCGGGCGAGCTGAGCGCGCCGGTGGTGATCGGTCGGGACCACCTGGACTGCGGCAGCGTGGCCAGCCCCTACCGGGAGACCGAGGCGATGGCCGACGGCTCCGACGCGATCGCCGACTGGCCGCTACTGAACGCGCTGGTCAACACGGCCAGCGGCGCGTCCTGGGTGTCCATCCACCACGGCGGCGGGGTGGGCATCGGCCGCTCGATCCACGCCGGCCAGGTCTGCGTCGCCGACGGCAGCGCCCTCGCCGGGCAGAAGATCGAGCGGGTGCTCACCAACGACCCGGCGATGGGCGTCATCCGGCACGTCGACGCCGGGTACGACGATGCCCGCGAGGTCGCCGAGCGCACCGGCGTCCGCATTCCTATGGAATAA
- a CDS encoding MurR/RpiR family transcriptional regulator: MNESGAESADRLLDLFHGVRLTPTQRRIAHCLVQHAGAAAYLSAAEVAELAGVSQPSVTRFAMALGHDGYPALRRRLRGLTAADGAGPADAGNTLQRAVRAEMGNLDRLAGQLADADRIAGVGKLLAASRPLPVLGLRAAAPLAAYFAYFAAKVHPDVRVLDDGGSLLADRLEQAAAAGATALLAFVLPRYPRETLDALREARDAGLTVVAITDSPVSPATEYAEVVLPAAVGTDLVFDLHTAPMALAMVVLQAICDAAPAETQARLEAFESSAARRQLFLS, encoded by the coding sequence ATGAATGAAAGCGGTGCGGAGTCGGCCGACCGCCTGCTCGACCTGTTCCACGGCGTACGGCTCACCCCCACCCAACGCCGGATCGCGCACTGCCTGGTGCAGCACGCGGGCGCGGCGGCGTACCTGTCGGCGGCGGAGGTCGCCGAGCTGGCCGGGGTCAGCCAGCCGTCGGTGACCCGGTTCGCGATGGCCCTCGGCCACGACGGCTACCCCGCGCTGCGCCGCCGGCTACGGGGCCTGACCGCCGCCGACGGCGCCGGGCCGGCCGATGCCGGCAACACCCTCCAGCGGGCGGTCCGCGCGGAAATGGGCAACCTCGACCGGCTCGCCGGGCAGCTCGCCGACGCCGACCGGATCGCCGGGGTCGGGAAGCTGCTCGCGGCCAGCCGTCCACTGCCGGTGCTCGGGCTGCGCGCCGCCGCGCCCCTCGCGGCGTATTTCGCGTACTTCGCGGCGAAGGTGCACCCGGACGTGCGGGTGCTCGACGACGGGGGCAGCCTCCTCGCCGACCGGCTCGAACAGGCCGCCGCCGCCGGGGCGACCGCGCTGCTGGCCTTCGTGCTGCCCCGCTACCCCCGGGAGACCCTGGACGCGCTGCGCGAGGCCCGCGACGCCGGGCTGACCGTCGTGGCGATCACCGACTCCCCGGTGAGCCCGGCCACCGAGTACGCCGAGGTGGTGCTGCCCGCCGCCGTCGGCACCGACCTGGTCTTCGACCTGCACACCGCCCCGATGGCCCTGGCCATGGTGGTGCTCCAGGCGATCTGCGACGCCGCCCCGGCCGAGACCCAGGCCCGGCTCGAGGCGTTCGAGTCGTCCGCCGCCCGACGTCAGTTGTTCCTCAGCTGA
- a CDS encoding allantoate amidohydrolase: MLTHSVEEGTLPNRFRELWDEIAPVGRDAGSGGYLRYAFTEPELWLRDWFREQAGRRGMPVAEDGNGNLFAWWGDPDAGDAVLTGSHFDSVPHGGAYDGPLGIVSAFLAVDELRAAGVAPVRPVAVAAFVEEEGARFGVPCLGSRLLTGEIAVDRAAGLRDAAGVSFAEALGDRPAGADPGLLGRFAAFVELHVEQGRALVDLAAPVAVASAIWPHGRWRFDFHGEANHAGTTRMTDRRDPMLTYAFTVLAANKEARLRDAHATVGRVSVEPNATNAIPARVTGWLDARAAEPETLHGLVESVRAKAAERARRDGTELTCTQESATPLVAFDNGLADRLAALLDAPVLPTGAGHDAGVLAAHLPTAMLFVRNPSGVSHSPAESATDADCAAGVVALARVLEELACR; encoded by the coding sequence TTGTTAACGCATTCGGTAGAGGAAGGGACCCTTCCTAACAGGTTTCGGGAGTTGTGGGACGAGATCGCCCCGGTGGGGCGGGACGCGGGCAGCGGCGGCTACCTGCGGTACGCGTTCACCGAGCCGGAGCTGTGGCTGCGGGACTGGTTCCGGGAGCAGGCCGGGCGGCGGGGCATGCCGGTGGCCGAGGACGGCAACGGGAACCTGTTCGCCTGGTGGGGGGACCCGGACGCCGGCGACGCGGTGCTCACCGGCAGCCACTTCGACTCGGTGCCGCACGGCGGGGCGTACGACGGGCCGCTCGGCATCGTCAGCGCGTTCCTCGCCGTGGACGAGCTGCGGGCCGCCGGGGTCGCCCCGGTCCGGCCGGTGGCGGTGGCCGCGTTCGTGGAGGAGGAGGGGGCCCGGTTCGGCGTACCCTGCCTGGGGTCGCGGCTGCTCACCGGGGAGATCGCGGTGGACCGCGCGGCCGGGCTGCGCGACGCCGCCGGGGTGAGCTTCGCCGAGGCGCTGGGCGACCGGCCGGCGGGCGCCGATCCGGGGCTGCTCGGCCGCTTCGCGGCCTTCGTGGAGCTGCACGTCGAACAGGGCCGGGCGCTGGTCGACCTGGCCGCGCCGGTCGCCGTGGCCAGCGCGATCTGGCCGCACGGCCGGTGGCGGTTCGACTTCCACGGCGAGGCCAACCACGCGGGTACGACCCGGATGACCGACCGCCGCGACCCGATGCTCACCTACGCGTTCACGGTGCTCGCGGCGAACAAGGAGGCCCGGCTACGCGACGCGCACGCCACCGTGGGCCGGGTGTCGGTCGAGCCGAACGCCACCAACGCGATCCCGGCGCGGGTGACCGGCTGGCTGGACGCCCGGGCGGCCGAGCCGGAGACGCTGCACGGCCTGGTCGAGTCGGTACGGGCCAAGGCGGCCGAGCGGGCGCGACGGGACGGCACCGAGCTGACCTGCACGCAGGAGTCGGCGACCCCGCTCGTGGCGTTCGACAACGGGCTGGCCGACCGGCTGGCGGCGCTGCTGGACGCGCCGGTGCTGCCCACCGGGGCGGGACACGACGCCGGGGTGCTCGCCGCGCACCTGCCCACCGCGATGCTGTTCGTGCGCAACCCGAGCGGGGTGTCGCACTCCCCCGCCGAGTCCGCCACCGATGCCGACTGCGCGGCCGGGGTGGTCGCCCTGGCCCGGGTGCTGGAGGAGCTGGCATGCCGCTGA
- the hutH gene encoding histidine ammonia-lyase, with translation MTVTIQPTGISPADVLAVARGTTKVVLDPAAVAAMATSRSIVDGIEAAGRPVYGVSTGFGALANTFVAPERRAELQHALIRSHAAGVGAPMPREVVRAMMLLRVRSLALGRSGVRPLVAEALVDLLNHEVTPWVPEHGSLGASGDLAPLAHCALVLLGEGWVLGPAGERIPGDEALRRAGLTPIELAAKEGLALINGTDGMLGMLLLAIHDAGHLFAMADVTAALAIEAMLGSERPFLPELHAIRPHPGQAASAANIHKLLQDSAVMDSHRHDLAHAVQDAYSMRCAPQVAGAARDTLDFVATVAGRELRSVVDNPVVLPDGRVESTGNFHGAPLGFAADYLAIAAAEVGAIAERRVDRLLDVTRSRDLPAFLSPDAGVNSGLMIAQYTAAGIVAENRRLAAPASVDSLPTSGMQEDHVSMGWAAAKKLRTVLDNLTSLLAVELLAAVRGLQLRAPLTPSPAGRAALAALADVVGEPGPDVFLAPLMEAAREAVRGPELRAAIERELGPLS, from the coding sequence ATGACCGTCACCATCCAGCCCACCGGGATCTCCCCCGCCGACGTGCTCGCCGTCGCCCGCGGCACCACCAAGGTCGTCCTCGACCCGGCCGCCGTGGCGGCCATGGCGACCAGCCGGTCCATCGTGGACGGGATCGAGGCGGCCGGGCGGCCCGTCTACGGTGTCTCCACCGGGTTCGGGGCCCTCGCGAACACCTTCGTGGCGCCCGAGCGGCGGGCCGAGCTGCAACACGCGCTGATCCGCTCGCACGCCGCCGGGGTGGGCGCGCCGATGCCCCGCGAGGTGGTCCGCGCGATGATGCTGCTGCGGGTACGCTCGCTCGCCCTGGGGCGCTCCGGGGTCCGGCCGCTGGTCGCCGAGGCCCTGGTGGACCTGCTCAACCACGAGGTCACCCCGTGGGTGCCGGAGCACGGCTCGCTCGGCGCCTCCGGCGACCTGGCGCCCCTCGCCCACTGCGCGCTGGTGCTGCTCGGCGAGGGCTGGGTGCTCGGCCCGGCCGGGGAGCGGATCCCCGGCGACGAGGCGCTGCGCCGGGCCGGCCTCACGCCGATCGAGCTGGCCGCCAAGGAGGGGCTGGCCCTGATCAACGGCACCGACGGCATGCTCGGCATGCTGCTGCTGGCCATCCACGACGCCGGGCACCTGTTCGCCATGGCCGACGTGACCGCCGCGCTGGCGATCGAGGCGATGCTCGGCTCGGAACGGCCGTTCCTGCCCGAGCTGCACGCCATCCGGCCGCACCCCGGCCAGGCGGCCTCGGCGGCCAACATCCACAAGCTGTTGCAGGACTCGGCGGTGATGGACTCGCACCGCCACGACCTGGCGCACGCGGTGCAGGACGCGTACTCGATGCGCTGTGCCCCGCAGGTGGCCGGCGCGGCCCGGGACACCCTCGACTTCGTCGCGACGGTGGCCGGGCGGGAGCTACGGTCCGTGGTGGACAACCCGGTGGTGCTGCCGGACGGGCGGGTCGAGTCGACCGGCAACTTCCACGGCGCGCCGCTCGGCTTCGCCGCCGACTACCTGGCCATCGCCGCCGCCGAGGTGGGCGCCATCGCCGAACGCCGGGTGGACCGGCTGCTCGACGTCACCCGCTCCCGGGACCTGCCCGCGTTCCTCTCCCCCGACGCCGGGGTCAACTCCGGGCTGATGATCGCCCAGTACACGGCGGCCGGGATCGTCGCGGAGAACCGGCGGCTCGCCGCGCCCGCGTCGGTGGACTCGCTGCCCACCAGCGGCATGCAGGAGGACCACGTCTCGATGGGCTGGGCGGCGGCCAAGAAGCTGCGTACCGTGCTGGACAACCTGACCAGCCTGCTGGCGGTGGAGCTGCTGGCCGCCGTACGCGGGCTCCAGCTCCGGGCGCCGCTGACCCCGTCGCCGGCCGGCCGGGCCGCGCTGGCCGCCCTCGCCGACGTGGTGGGCGAGCCCGGACCGGACGTGTTCCTCGCACCGCTGATGGAGGCCGCCCGGGAGGCGGTACGCGGCCCCGAGCTGCGCGCCGCGATCGAACGGGAGCTCGGCCCACTCAGCTGA
- the hutI gene encoding imidazolonepropionase — MRSTGSLLVDNIGELVTNSTGGAGGPLGLRRDAALLVEDGLVAWVGPATDAPAADRRIDAEGAAVLPGFVDSHAHLVFAGDRAAEFAARMAGEPYTGGGIRTTVGATRAASDDELRATVRRLRGEAMRQGTTTIEIKSGYGLTVADEARSLRIAAEFTGDTTFLGAHVVPAEYADRPDDYVGMVCGPMLAAAAPYARWIDVFCERGAFDADHARAILACGQAVGLGVRLHANQLGPGPGVRLGVELGAASVDHCTHLSDADVDALAGSETVATLLPGAEFSTRSPYPDARRLLDAGVKVALATDCNPGSSYTSSMPFCIALAVREMRMTPAEAVWAATAGGAAALRRDDVGVLRPGARADLMILDAPSHLHLAYRPGVPLIRQVLHNGVPQ; from the coding sequence ATGCGCAGCACCGGCAGCCTGCTGGTGGACAACATCGGGGAGCTGGTCACCAACTCCACGGGCGGCGCGGGCGGGCCGCTGGGGCTGCGCCGGGACGCCGCCCTGCTGGTCGAGGACGGCCTCGTCGCCTGGGTCGGGCCGGCCACGGACGCCCCGGCCGCCGACCGGCGGATCGACGCCGAGGGCGCGGCGGTGCTGCCCGGCTTCGTGGACAGCCACGCCCACCTGGTCTTCGCCGGGGACCGGGCCGCCGAGTTCGCCGCCCGGATGGCCGGCGAGCCGTACACCGGGGGCGGCATCCGCACCACCGTCGGCGCCACCCGCGCCGCCTCCGACGACGAGTTGCGGGCCACCGTGCGCCGGCTGCGTGGCGAGGCGATGCGGCAGGGCACCACCACCATCGAGATCAAGAGCGGGTACGGCCTCACCGTCGCCGACGAGGCCCGCTCGCTACGGATCGCCGCCGAGTTCACCGGGGACACCACGTTCCTCGGGGCACACGTGGTCCCCGCCGAGTACGCCGACCGCCCCGACGACTACGTCGGCATGGTGTGCGGGCCGATGCTGGCCGCCGCCGCCCCGTACGCCCGTTGGATCGACGTGTTCTGCGAGCGGGGCGCCTTCGACGCCGACCACGCCCGGGCGATCCTCGCCTGCGGGCAGGCGGTCGGACTGGGCGTGCGGCTGCACGCCAACCAGCTCGGGCCCGGCCCGGGCGTACGGCTCGGGGTGGAACTCGGCGCGGCCAGCGTCGACCACTGCACCCACCTGTCCGACGCCGACGTCGACGCGCTGGCTGGTTCGGAGACGGTCGCCACCCTGCTGCCCGGGGCGGAGTTCTCCACCCGGTCGCCGTACCCGGACGCGCGGCGGCTGCTCGACGCGGGCGTCAAGGTGGCCCTGGCCACCGACTGCAACCCCGGGTCGTCGTACACCTCGTCGATGCCGTTCTGCATCGCCCTCGCCGTACGCGAGATGCGGATGACCCCGGCGGAGGCGGTCTGGGCCGCGACCGCCGGCGGGGCGGCGGCGCTGCGCCGCGACGACGTCGGGGTGCTGCGGCCCGGCGCCCGGGCCGACCTGATGATCCTCGACGCCCCCTCCCACCTGCACCTGGCCTACCGGCCCGGTGTGCCCTTGATCCGCCAGGTTCTGCACAACGGAGTGCCCCAATGA
- a CDS encoding formimidoylglutamate deiminase, with product MTRWLAEYAWLPEHAEPTPDVLIEAENGRITSVTPLVGAGPPAAGVEVLGDAVRLPGLTLPGLANAHSHAFHRALRGRTHGGRGDFWSWRDVMYTVAARLDPDSYLALARAAYAEMALAGITCVGEFHYLHHGPDGQPYDDPNAMSAALVEAAAHAGIRLTLLDACYLTSTVDGEPLTGPQRRFGDGNALRWADRVAAFRPEDDHARVGAAIHSVRAVPAEQLATVANLADRAGVPLHVHLSEQPAENDACRAVHGCTPTRLLADHGVLGRHTTAVHATHPTGADVALLGENRTGVCLCPTTERDLADGIGPARRMAEAGSPLSLGSDSHAVIDLFEEARAVELDERLRTRRRGHFTAVELVTAATIDGHAALGWGDAGRLSVGDRADLVTVRLDSARTAGVPPVGAFFAATAADVTHVVVDGRTVVADGRHLTVDVPTELHAAIEAVTS from the coding sequence CTGACCCGTTGGCTGGCCGAGTACGCCTGGCTGCCCGAACACGCCGAACCCACGCCCGACGTGCTGATCGAGGCCGAGAACGGCCGGATCACCTCGGTCACCCCGCTGGTCGGCGCGGGTCCGCCGGCCGCCGGCGTGGAGGTGCTGGGCGATGCGGTACGCCTGCCCGGACTCACCCTGCCCGGCCTGGCCAACGCCCACTCGCACGCCTTCCACCGGGCGCTGCGCGGGCGTACCCACGGCGGGCGGGGCGACTTCTGGAGCTGGCGGGACGTCATGTACACCGTGGCCGCCCGGCTCGACCCCGACTCGTACCTGGCCCTGGCCCGGGCCGCGTACGCGGAGATGGCGCTCGCCGGAATCACCTGCGTCGGCGAGTTCCACTACCTGCACCACGGCCCGGACGGGCAGCCGTACGACGACCCGAACGCGATGTCGGCGGCGCTGGTCGAGGCGGCCGCGCACGCCGGGATCCGGCTCACCCTGCTGGACGCCTGCTACCTGACCTCGACAGTGGACGGCGAGCCGCTGACCGGACCGCAGCGCCGGTTCGGCGACGGGAACGCGCTGCGCTGGGCGGACCGGGTGGCCGCCTTCCGTCCGGAGGACGACCACGCCCGCGTCGGCGCGGCCATCCACTCGGTCCGCGCCGTGCCGGCGGAGCAGCTCGCCACCGTTGCCAATCTGGCCGACCGCGCCGGTGTGCCACTGCATGTCCACCTGTCCGAGCAGCCCGCCGAGAACGACGCCTGCCGGGCCGTGCACGGCTGCACCCCGACCCGGCTGTTGGCCGACCACGGGGTGCTCGGCCGGCACACCACCGCGGTGCACGCCACCCACCCGACCGGCGCCGACGTCGCCCTGCTCGGGGAGAACCGGACCGGCGTCTGCCTCTGCCCCACCACGGAACGGGACCTCGCCGACGGGATCGGGCCGGCCCGCCGGATGGCCGAGGCGGGCAGCCCGCTCAGCCTCGGCAGCGACAGCCACGCGGTGATCGACCTCTTCGAGGAGGCCCGCGCGGTGGAGCTGGACGAGCGGCTGCGTACCCGCAGGCGGGGGCACTTCACCGCCGTCGAGCTGGTCACCGCCGCCACCATCGACGGGCACGCCGCGCTGGGCTGGGGCGACGCCGGCCGGCTGTCGGTCGGCGACCGGGCCGACCTGGTCACCGTTCGGCTGGACAGCGCCCGGACGGCCGGGGTGCCGCCGGTCGGCGCGTTCTTCGCGGCCACCGCGGCCGACGTCACGCACGTGGTGGTCGATGGGCGGACCGTGGTCGCCGACGGCCGGCACCTCACCGTCGACGTGCCCACCGAGCTGCACGCCGCCATCGAGGCGGTGACCTCGTGA